In a single window of the Hoeflea algicola genome:
- a CDS encoding acyltransferase family protein, with protein MTSSKRLAWVDLAKGMSIILVVMMYAAYNTGTHTGSVGFLHYVIAFATPFRMPEFFLISGLFLSTVIARPWQRYADRRFVHYMYFYVLWAFIMIALKVGIFARDPIAMVADLARAIVQPYGVLWFVYMLGLFAIAAKLLWQFRTPHWLVIAVATGLQIASINVSSYIVTQFTAYFVFFYIGYAFAAQIFRVAGWVAENRGKGIAALVAWLFVNGLLVFLPSFELMPGETRMGFAAFPPLHFLLGVAGAVALCAFSVVLMDRPYTGWLRWIGAHSLVIYLAFTIPMSVFREIAMNTGLITQTGPLSLAVFVVALTTPIILYFAIGLTGFGRFLFDRPGWARISPE; from the coding sequence ATGACCAGTTCGAAGCGTTTGGCTTGGGTGGATCTGGCAAAGGGCATGTCGATAATCTTGGTCGTGATGATGTATGCGGCCTACAACACCGGTACACATACCGGTAGCGTCGGTTTCCTTCATTACGTGATCGCGTTCGCGACGCCCTTTCGCATGCCGGAATTCTTCCTCATTTCCGGCCTGTTTCTTTCGACCGTGATTGCGCGTCCCTGGCAGCGATACGCTGATCGCCGTTTTGTACATTACATGTATTTCTATGTTTTGTGGGCATTCATCATGATCGCTTTGAAGGTGGGCATTTTCGCTCGCGATCCGATCGCCATGGTGGCGGATCTTGCCCGCGCCATTGTCCAGCCCTATGGCGTGCTGTGGTTTGTCTACATGCTCGGCTTGTTTGCCATAGCCGCAAAGCTGCTTTGGCAATTCCGGACTCCGCACTGGCTTGTGATTGCTGTTGCGACGGGTTTGCAGATCGCTTCGATCAACGTTTCAAGTTACATTGTGACGCAATTCACCGCCTATTTCGTATTTTTCTACATTGGTTATGCATTCGCTGCGCAGATTTTCAGGGTGGCGGGCTGGGTAGCCGAAAACCGGGGGAAAGGAATTGCGGCGCTTGTTGCCTGGTTATTTGTCAACGGACTTTTGGTGTTTCTGCCAAGTTTCGAACTGATGCCGGGCGAAACTCGCATGGGATTTGCTGCATTTCCACCGCTGCATTTCCTGCTTGGTGTTGCGGGCGCGGTGGCGCTTTGTGCCTTCAGTGTGGTCTTGATGGATCGGCCGTATACTGGCTGGTTGCGATGGATCGGCGCGCATTCGCTTGTCATCTATCTTGCTTTCACCATTCCCATGTCGGTTTTTCGCGAGATAGCTATGAATACCGGGCTGATCACGCAAACTGGGCCACTCAGCCTTGCGGTCTTCGTTGTAGCCCTGACGACTCCGATCATACTCTATTTCGCTATCGGCTTGACCGGTTTCGGGCGCTTCCTTTTCGATCGACCGGGATGGGCGCGCATCAGTCCTGAGTAG
- a CDS encoding c-type cytochrome: MRKKSLYVAAFATIAGLVVVAIVVMVQQDEVRAGLLRPEDQRVLALGKTLYAANCASCHGVKLEGQVEDWRSPGPDGLMPAPPHDETGHTWHHTDQILFEITKYGIVAAANLKNYTSAMPVYEGVLTDAEIIAVLSYIKSTWPDEIRSGHDEMNTRYALEPK; this comes from the coding sequence ATGCGTAAGAAATCTTTGTATGTCGCGGCCTTTGCCACAATCGCGGGGTTAGTAGTCGTCGCGATTGTTGTGATGGTGCAACAGGATGAAGTAAGAGCGGGTCTTCTTAGACCAGAGGACCAGCGGGTCTTGGCATTAGGGAAAACCTTGTATGCCGCAAATTGCGCATCCTGCCATGGTGTGAAATTGGAGGGGCAAGTCGAGGATTGGCGTTCGCCGGGTCCCGACGGCCTGATGCCGGCGCCGCCCCATGACGAGACGGGCCATACTTGGCATCACACGGATCAAATTCTCTTCGAGATCACAAAGTACGGAATTGTAGCCGCAGCAAATCTGAAGAACTACACTTCGGCAATGCCGGTCTATGAAGGAGTGCTCACCGATGCAGAAATCATCGCAGTGCTTTCCTACATCAAGAGCACATGGCCGGACGAAATCCGCAGCGGACATGATGAGATGAATACGCGCTATGCCCTGGAACCAAAATGA
- a CDS encoding L,D-transpeptidase, which translates to MYGPMPGERFPIPAVDLTKVPEKFWRRQVDYVGPHPVGTVVVNTNTFYLHLVQEGGKAMRYGVGLGRQGFEWSGEGRIQWKQQWPKWTPPAEMIARKPELEQWSADNGGMPPGLDNPLGARALYIFQNGEDTLYRIHGSPEYWTIGKAVSSGCVRLINQDIIDLYNRVPSGSRLIVV; encoded by the coding sequence ATGTACGGACCGATGCCGGGTGAAAGGTTTCCCATTCCAGCGGTAGACCTGACAAAAGTACCGGAAAAATTTTGGCGTAGACAGGTCGATTACGTCGGCCCGCACCCAGTCGGGACTGTCGTGGTCAACACAAACACGTTCTACCTTCATCTTGTCCAGGAAGGCGGCAAGGCTATGCGCTATGGGGTTGGCCTTGGCCGGCAAGGCTTTGAATGGTCGGGCGAGGGCCGCATACAATGGAAGCAGCAGTGGCCAAAATGGACGCCGCCCGCGGAGATGATCGCGCGGAAACCGGAGCTGGAGCAATGGAGCGCGGACAATGGTGGCATGCCACCTGGGCTCGATAACCCTTTGGGTGCACGCGCGCTCTACATCTTCCAGAATGGTGAAGACACGCTCTACCGTATCCATGGCTCCCCCGAATACTGGACGATTGGAAAGGCGGTATCGAGCGGCTGCGTCCGGCTGATAAACCAGGACATCATTGACCTATACAACCGCGTGCCTTCGGGCTCTCGGTTGATCGTGGTGTGA
- a CDS encoding DUF411 domain-containing protein: MTKILTSLAGVFAIGLSITATFAFAETPDTDSQIIVFKSPWCGCCQAWVEAMEQADYHVKTTDVEDLTAIKTRAGVPGNLEACHTAMIGGETKYVLEGHVPIQAVEKLMTERPDIRGVSTPGMPMGSLGMGDDPEANYTVYAFTGRSGEEPAVYFEVGKQ; this comes from the coding sequence ATGACCAAAATTCTCACATCATTAGCCGGCGTGTTTGCCATTGGGCTTTCCATAACGGCCACGTTTGCATTCGCCGAAACACCCGATACTGACAGCCAGATCATCGTGTTCAAGTCGCCATGGTGCGGGTGCTGTCAAGCCTGGGTTGAAGCCATGGAACAGGCTGACTACCACGTCAAGACGACAGACGTCGAGGACCTGACGGCGATCAAGACGCGGGCCGGCGTGCCCGGCAATCTTGAGGCCTGCCATACTGCGATGATCGGCGGCGAAACCAAATACGTGCTTGAAGGTCACGTGCCCATCCAGGCGGTCGAAAAGCTGATGACCGAACGACCCGATATCCGGGGAGTTTCGACCCCGGGCATGCCGATGGGGTCACTCGGCATGGGCGATGACCCAGAGGCAAACTACACGGTATATGCATTCACTGGTCGATCCGGTGAAGAACCTGCGGTTTACTTCGAGGTTGGCAAACAATGA
- a CDS encoding L,D-transpeptidase — MPASQTHAHVKPFKLDPKFEPQSVAFSGYSPGTVIVDPRNHFLYLQLSNGIARRYGVGVGKAGLTFKGTASIARKAKWPSWTPTKNMIRRQPGKYAKYAKGVPGGPGNPLGSRALYLYKNGRDTYYRIHGTTQPSSIGRSVSNGCIRMINLHVEDLYERVPVGGQVVVL; from the coding sequence ATGCCGGCATCCCAGACGCACGCGCATGTAAAACCGTTCAAGCTGGATCCGAAGTTCGAGCCACAATCAGTGGCGTTCTCGGGATATTCGCCCGGCACGGTTATTGTCGACCCCCGCAACCACTTTCTCTACTTGCAGTTGAGCAATGGAATCGCGCGCCGCTACGGCGTGGGCGTTGGCAAAGCGGGCCTTACTTTCAAAGGGACTGCCAGCATAGCTCGCAAGGCAAAATGGCCGAGCTGGACGCCGACGAAGAATATGATCCGACGCCAACCCGGCAAGTACGCCAAATATGCAAAAGGTGTCCCCGGCGGTCCAGGCAATCCGCTCGGATCGCGTGCGCTTTATCTCTACAAGAACGGGCGCGACACCTACTATCGAATCCACGGCACGACACAGCCGTCGTCCATAGGGCGCTCAGTCTCCAACGGCTGTATTCGCATGATCAATCTACATGTCGAAGACCTTTATGAAAGGGTGCCTGTCGGCGGACAGGTGGTGGTTTTGTGA
- a CDS encoding multicopper oxidase domain-containing protein, translating into MRPEQTTEIASVANYPGKWFCHCYMLEHATAGMTTWFTVA; encoded by the coding sequence ATGAGACCCGAGCAGACGACGGAAATAGCCTCTGTCGCCAACTATCCAGGGAAATGGTTCTGCCATTGCTACATGCTTGAACATGCTACTGCAGGCATGACGACCTGGTTCACGGTTGCGTGA